DNA from Gemmatimonas sp.:
GGCGCAACAGCTTTCCCATCGCTTCCTGCTCTGTTTGCAGGCGCAGATGCTGGGGGTCCACCACCAAATCGCTCAGCGACAGCGTGCCATGCAGCAGACGATGGCGCTCGAGGATATCGGCGTATTCCATTGGGAAGATGTCTGCAGAGCGCAGCCACTCCTGTTCGGTGAGCACGAGGACCGGCGGATTCCCAGCCTCCTGCCAGGCGCGCATCGTCTGCCCGAGACTGCGCATGTGGGGCAGATCGATCGCCGAGACGATCACGAGGACATTGAAATCGGAGTGCCCGACCACCTGCTCGCCGCTGGCGGCCGATCCGTACAGTACTGCCGCCCGCAGCGCGTCACCGTGGACCTGACGCAGTTGCTGGACGAGATCATCGAGAGACATCGAAGCACGAGCCATAGATCTGTTCACCAGTTGGAGCCGCCACCACCACCACTGAATCCGCCGCCACCGCCAAATCCGCCGAACCCACCGCCACCACCGCCGCCGAAGCCACCACCGAATCCACCGCCACCGCTATGCCACCCGCCTGACGACGG
Protein-coding regions in this window:
- a CDS encoding nucleotidyltransferase domain-containing protein, giving the protein MARASMSLDDLVQQLRQVHGDALRAAVLYGSAASGEQVVGHSDFNVLVIVSAIDLPHMRSLGQTMRAWQEAGNPPVLVLTEQEWLRSADIFPMEYADILERHRLLHGTLSLSDLVVDPQHLRLQTEQEAMGKLLRLRRGVMVAGTDVARQTDLLRSSYSALLVIFRAVLRLHGIKPERDATRVIHDVAAQCGFDAAPFTSVSALVRGTPFTSGEAETVLAGYVRGMDVLVDYLDRFTPPTAAPAVHSPVQS